A window of the Cololabis saira isolate AMF1-May2022 chromosome 19, fColSai1.1, whole genome shotgun sequence genome harbors these coding sequences:
- the get4 gene encoding Golgi to ER traffic protein 4 homolog encodes MSEPESLRCSSVRNRGGVQRVEGKLRASVEKGDYYEAHQMYRTLFFRYMSQTKHAEARELMYNGALLFFSYNQQNSAADLSMLVLEVLEKSDGKVEDEILESLDKLFSLMDQNSPERAAFVSRALKWSTGGSGKLGHPKFHQLLAVTLWKEQNYSESRYHFLHSSDGEGCAQMLVEYSASRGYRSEVDMFVAQAVLQFLCLKNKNSASVVFSTYTEKHPSIEKGPPFVQPLLNFIWFLLLAVDGGKLTVFTVLCEQYQPSLKRDPMYNEYLDRIGQVFFGVPPKQSPSYGGLLGNLLNSLMGSGEEDGAEEAPEDSSPIELD; translated from the exons ATGTCGGAGCCGGAGTCGCTGCGGTGCTCCAGCGTCAGGAACCGTGGAGGCGTTCAAAGGGTTGAGGGAAAACTCCGAGCGAGCGTAGAAAAAGGAGACTATTACGAGGCACATCAGATGTATAGAACTTTATTTTTTAG GTACATGTCGCAGACAAAACACGCCGAGGCCAGAGAACTGATGTACAATggtgctctgcttttcttcagcTATAACCAG CAAAACAGTGCAGCAGATCTGTCCATGCTGGTGCTGGAGGTTTTGGAGAAGTCTGATGGAAAAGTTGAAGATGAAATATTAG AAAGCTTGGATAAGCTGTTCAGCCTCATGGACCAGAACTCTCCAGAGAGAGCTGCATTTGTATCCAGAGCCTTGAAGTGGTCCACAGGAGGATCCGGCAAGCTGGGTCATCCAAAATTCCACCAGCTTCTGGCTGTCACCTTGTGGAAAG aGCAAAATTACAGCGAGTcacgttatcacttccttcATTCATCTGATGGGGAGGGCTGTGCGCAGATGCTGGTGGAGTATTCTGCATCGCGAGGGTACCGCAGTGAGGTCGACATGTTTGTGGCGCAGGCCGTCCTACA GTTCCTCTGCTTAAAGAACAAAAACAGCGCTTCCGTGGTGTTCAGCACTTACACAGAGAAACACCCGTCCATAGAGAAGGGCCCTCCCTTTGTCCAGCCTCTTCTAAACTTTATTTGGTTTCTGCTGCTGGCAGTGGACGG GGGTAAATTaacagttttcacagtgttaTGTGAGCAATATCAGCCTTCGCTGAAGAGGGACCCCATGTATAATGAG TATCTTGACAGAATAGGACAGGTTTTCTTTGGTGTACCACCCAAACAGTCTCCATCGTACGGCGGTCTGCTAG GAAATCTGCTGAACAGCCTGATGGGTTCTGGTGAGGAGGACGGGGCTGAAGAAGCCCCGGAGGACAGCAGCCCCATTGAACTGGACTGA